A single Primulina eburnea isolate SZY01 chromosome 11, ASM2296580v1, whole genome shotgun sequence DNA region contains:
- the LOC140805495 gene encoding uncharacterized protein translates to MIQNTIQFWGNALNDPNPHIADFLEICDTFKFNGVSDDAIRLRLFPFSQRNKAKSWLNCLPVGSITTWEDMAKAFLWKYFPPSKTMKLRADITTFSQFEQESLYEAWERYKDLLRRCPHHELPLGLVVQTFYYFFISSNRTMIDAAACGNLLRKTAEEGYELLEEMAASCYHPQSEWNTQRGNAGVHQVTDFSAVTEQLEALNRKIDSMNVNGTAMRLQEIFCEKCGGEHYVKDCQDNGPFYVNEEAPVNQIPPKLKDPRSFLIPYMNGDVFHKALRDLGASINLMPLSVFRKLGLGEPKTTRMSLQLANRSVKYPHGVIENVVVKVDKFIFPADFVVLDMEEDIEMSLILGRPFLTTGKALIDVQEGKLRLRVDEEEITFDVFNALKHTLHSYSCYRIDVVDALVSNYVQDALGGPLEATLTT, encoded by the exons ATGATCCAGAACACTATCCAATTCTGGGGAAATGCGCTAAATGATCCGAACCCTCACATCGCCGACTTCTtagaaatttgcgatacttttaaatttaatggagtttcagATGATGCTATTAGACTACGTTTATTTCCGTTCTCTCAGCGTAATAAAGCTAAATCTTGGTtgaattgtttgcctgtaggttcgatcacaacatgggaggatatggccaAGGCATTCCTGTGGAAGTACTTTCCTCCATCaaaaaccatgaagctgcgAGCGGACATAACCACCTTCTCTCAATTTGAGCAGGAGTCACTCTACGAGGCTTGGGAGCGCTACAAAGACTTATtgcgaagatgcccacatcatgaGTTGCCTCTTGGGTTAGTGGTCCAAactttttactatttttttatttcatctAACCGAACCATGATAGATGCTGCGGCCTGCGGAAATCTGTTGAGGAAAACGGCCGAAGAAGGGTATGAGTTActagaggagatggctgctagctgCTATCACCCTCAATCTGAATGGAACACTCAGCGAGGGAATGCGGGAGTACATCAGGTAACTGACTTTTCAGCTGTCACCGAACAATTAGAAGCACTCAATAGGAAAATAGATAGCATGAACGTAAACGGGACAGCGATGCGCCTGCAAgagatattttgtgaaaaatgcgGAGGAGAGCACTATGTTAAGGACTGTCAAGACAATGGTCCTTTCTATGTAAATGAGGAGGCACCAGTTAACCAA atCCCACCAAAACTTAAGGATCCAAGGAGTTTTTTGATTCCTTATATGAATGGAGATGTTTTTCATAAAGCGTTacgtgatcttggtgcaagtattaacctGATGCCTctttctgtgtttaggaaacttggaTTGGGAGAACCTAAGACAACGCGAATGTCTTTACAACTTGCtaacagatctgtcaagtacccccACGGAGTGATTGAGAATGTGgtagtgaaagtggacaaatttaTTTTCCCTGCGGACTTTGtagtacttgacatggaggaagacaTAGAGATGTCGTTGATTCTTGGGAGACCATTCCTTACGACTGGCAAGGCCCTGATTGATgttcaagaagggaagttgagattgagagtagACGAGGAAGAGAtcacttttgatgtttttaatgcacttaagcacacactgcactcTTACAGTTGTTATAGAATTGATGTTGTTGATGCTCTCGTGtctaactatgtgcaggatgctcttgGGGGCCCTTTGGAAGCCACCCTCACAACTTAA